From the genome of Candidatus Electrothrix communis, one region includes:
- a CDS encoding Rpn family recombination-promoting nuclease/putative transposase — protein MRFLDVKTDFAFKKVFGSEQSKNVLISFLNAIIDFGEERVTDLTIVDPYQIPLLKGMKDSYVDVKAVLSNQSKVIVEMQVLNVEGFEKRVLYNAAKLYSTQLKKSGKYTTLEPIIALTLTDFEMFPEFAKTISYWNLRERDVLLQYSNDIELIFAELPKFTKTEAELSSITDKWLYFVKHAGELEFVPESFTEPQLLEAFDIANTAGLSEEELDIQFKRQDFIAMQQGALEKAAKDGLAQGLEQGIEQGIEQGLEQGRLEAARNMLRDQLPVETICKYTGLDKDIIEQLRQRDKE, from the coding sequence ATGCGTTTCTTAGATGTAAAAACCGATTTCGCCTTTAAAAAGGTCTTCGGCAGTGAGCAGTCGAAGAATGTGCTGATAAGCTTCCTCAATGCGATCATTGATTTCGGTGAAGAGCGAGTCACTGATTTAACCATCGTTGATCCCTATCAGATTCCTCTGCTTAAAGGAATGAAGGACAGCTATGTGGATGTTAAGGCGGTTCTCTCTAATCAGAGCAAGGTCATTGTGGAGATGCAGGTGCTCAATGTGGAGGGGTTTGAGAAAAGAGTGCTTTATAATGCAGCAAAGCTCTATTCCACGCAGCTGAAAAAATCCGGGAAATATACAACATTGGAGCCGATCATCGCCCTGACGCTTACGGATTTTGAGATGTTTCCTGAATTCGCCAAGACGATTTCCTACTGGAATCTTCGGGAACGTGACGTCCTTCTCCAATACAGCAATGATATAGAACTCATTTTTGCGGAATTACCCAAATTTACCAAAACAGAAGCGGAACTTTCCTCCATCACCGATAAATGGCTCTACTTTGTGAAGCATGCCGGTGAGCTGGAGTTCGTGCCGGAATCGTTTACCGAGCCCCAATTGCTTGAAGCCTTTGATATTGCCAACACCGCCGGTTTGAGCGAGGAGGAATTGGATATCCAATTCAAACGACAGGATTTTATTGCCATGCAGCAGGGCGCATTGGAAAAGGCTGCTAAAGATGGACTAGCCCAAGGTCTTGAGCAGGGTATCGAGCAAGGTATCGAACAAGGGCTTGAGCAGGGAAGATTGGAGGCCGCTCGAAACATGTTACGCGATCAGCTGCCTGTGGAGACAATCTGTAAATATACCGGGCTCGACAAAGATATAATTGAGCAGCTGCGGCAGAGAGATAAAGAATAA
- a CDS encoding succinate dehydrogenase/fumarate reductase iron-sulfur subunit, with protein MAAKNISITVKIWRQANEAAKGCLETYALKEISTDMSFLEMLDVLNEQLTLAGKDPVVFDHDCREGICGMCGAVVDGIAHGPERGTTLCQLHMRHFKDGQVICIEPFRSKAFPLVKDLMVDRSAFDRIIQAGGFVSINAGSAPDANTVAVPQQQAEQAMDAAACIGCGACVASCPNAAAMLFTSAKISQLALMPQGQPERKQRALSMVGAMDKEGFGNCSNHRECEQVCPKGISIRHIARMNREYLAAALFNE; from the coding sequence ATGGCGGCAAAGAATATATCCATCACAGTAAAGATCTGGCGACAGGCAAATGAAGCGGCAAAAGGGTGCCTGGAAACCTATGCTCTGAAGGAGATCAGCACGGATATGTCCTTTCTGGAGATGCTGGATGTTCTGAACGAGCAGCTGACGCTGGCGGGAAAAGATCCTGTGGTCTTTGACCATGACTGCCGGGAAGGAATCTGCGGCATGTGCGGAGCCGTGGTTGACGGGATTGCGCATGGGCCGGAGCGGGGTACCACCCTTTGCCAGCTGCATATGCGTCATTTTAAGGATGGACAGGTGATCTGCATTGAGCCTTTTCGCTCCAAGGCCTTTCCCTTGGTAAAAGATTTGATGGTCGATCGTTCTGCTTTTGATCGAATCATTCAGGCAGGTGGTTTTGTCTCAATTAATGCAGGATCTGCTCCGGATGCCAATACGGTCGCGGTGCCTCAGCAGCAGGCGGAGCAGGCTATGGACGCGGCAGCCTGTATAGGCTGCGGGGCTTGCGTTGCCTCCTGTCCCAATGCGGCGGCCATGCTCTTTACTTCAGCGAAAATATCCCAGCTGGCTCTTATGCCCCAAGGTCAACCGGAACGAAAACAGCGGGCCTTATCTATGGTAGGGGCCATGGATAAAGAGGGATTCGGCAATTGTAGCAATCATCGGGAATGCGAGCAGGTCTGCCCGAAGGGGATCTCTATCCGCCATATTGCCCGAATGAACCGGGAGTACCTTGCCGCAGCTTTGTTCAACGAGTAA
- a CDS encoding Hsp70 family protein, with protein sequence MKKSIGIDLGTTNSVVAVKKVSTEVLKNAEGEYITPSCVMVKKRLMRKPEFIIGRDALEWLRQEPENTITAVKRLIGRNFHEKEVQELISKQSLPYQLSTHSRGSANSLAIQIGGRELTPEEISAKILAKLKADAEAALGDEVDAAVITVPAYFNDKQKHGTRTAAALAGLKVRRLLPEPTAAAISFGVDKISGDDGRTVLVFDFGGGTLDLSILTISGGRIIEMGKGGDMWLGGEDIDQLLINYVLEETAREEGIEDIRALIAQQKPARKNKFLAELKTAVEKAKIALSDQEETCVEILGVLLDQDGDPLDVEVELPRARFNAMMAPLLESMQGLVRGVIADVHFTEDLIDNVLLVGGSSRIPCVINALKGEFGQKKVLLHERPMLAVAEGAAILSHRLADTVECPQCTRNTAQNASTCSHCDFDLEGHTVEHGVVEIVHAAAHDYYIKLENDQRFLMVEKNTPLPCSSTEVFQLVDTEQELVHMKFYNVVNRREQGIGDLWLGIDQDEELGKVEKETEGGPRKPVLPSRIEITLDIDENNLVSVNAALLNHPDAAVSRTLSRGHADEKLFLELEQAIAHADKEQYSSYTVIDLQKRARTIIGAINGVVDSKNDRVDEQRYEQARNQICKAIKIAANEEAPLTQLYYAESMLDDYAVLIESRVQEQLRDKIGKLRQVDENGSYEETMRASATLSTALDDKRLAQVNTLMQIENASEICFKTDPGKAKKFLRVISEVLEAAEKQDGSVAEKLHAILPEVDEVLEKYAMSTQKIHRDIRK encoded by the coding sequence ATGAAAAAATCAATAGGTATAGACCTCGGCACCACCAATTCTGTTGTTGCCGTTAAAAAGGTGAGCACAGAGGTCCTCAAGAACGCAGAGGGGGAATACATCACACCATCCTGCGTGATGGTGAAAAAACGCCTGATGCGCAAGCCGGAATTCATTATCGGGCGCGATGCTCTGGAGTGGCTGCGCCAGGAACCGGAAAACACCATAACAGCGGTTAAGCGGCTCATCGGTCGCAATTTTCATGAAAAAGAGGTGCAGGAGTTGATCAGCAAGCAAAGCCTTCCTTATCAGCTCTCCACCCATTCACGGGGGTCAGCCAATAGCCTTGCCATTCAGATCGGAGGCAGGGAGCTTACTCCTGAAGAGATTTCCGCCAAGATCCTTGCCAAGCTGAAAGCGGATGCTGAAGCCGCACTGGGCGACGAGGTTGATGCCGCAGTTATCACTGTGCCGGCCTATTTCAATGATAAACAGAAACACGGGACCAGGACAGCGGCTGCCCTGGCTGGACTCAAGGTGCGTCGTCTCCTTCCGGAGCCTACAGCAGCAGCTATCTCCTTCGGGGTTGACAAAATATCCGGTGATGACGGGCGAACCGTGCTGGTCTTTGACTTTGGTGGCGGTACCTTGGATCTCTCCATCCTCACCATCAGCGGTGGTCGGATTATCGAGATGGGCAAAGGAGGTGATATGTGGCTGGGCGGTGAAGATATTGACCAGCTGCTGATTAACTATGTTTTGGAGGAGACGGCACGGGAAGAGGGTATTGAGGATATCCGTGCCCTGATTGCGCAGCAGAAGCCTGCTCGGAAAAACAAGTTCCTTGCTGAACTGAAGACTGCTGTGGAAAAGGCCAAGATTGCCTTGAGCGACCAGGAGGAGACCTGTGTCGAGATTCTCGGGGTTCTGCTGGATCAGGACGGGGATCCTCTTGATGTGGAAGTGGAACTGCCTCGTGCTCGTTTCAATGCCATGATGGCACCCTTGCTGGAGTCTATGCAGGGGCTGGTTCGAGGTGTGATTGCTGATGTCCATTTTACCGAAGATCTGATCGATAATGTGCTTCTTGTTGGGGGGAGCTCTCGCATACCCTGCGTTATCAATGCGTTGAAGGGAGAGTTTGGTCAAAAGAAAGTGCTGCTGCATGAGCGTCCCATGCTCGCTGTTGCAGAAGGGGCAGCTATTCTCAGTCATCGTCTTGCAGATACAGTTGAGTGCCCTCAATGCACGAGGAATACGGCCCAGAATGCCTCGACCTGTTCCCATTGCGATTTTGATCTGGAGGGGCATACAGTAGAGCACGGGGTTGTTGAAATCGTTCATGCTGCTGCCCATGATTATTATATCAAGCTTGAGAATGATCAACGCTTTCTGATGGTGGAGAAAAATACACCGCTTCCCTGTTCCAGCACAGAGGTTTTTCAGCTGGTTGATACGGAACAGGAGCTGGTTCATATGAAGTTTTATAATGTGGTCAACAGGAGGGAGCAGGGGATCGGAGATCTTTGGCTGGGGATTGATCAGGACGAAGAACTGGGGAAAGTAGAGAAGGAGACGGAAGGGGGGCCCCGTAAGCCTGTGTTGCCTTCCCGGATTGAAATTACCCTGGATATTGATGAAAATAATCTTGTTTCTGTCAATGCGGCTCTGCTGAATCATCCTGATGCGGCGGTCTCAAGAACCCTGTCCCGTGGACATGCAGATGAAAAACTTTTTCTTGAGCTTGAACAGGCAATTGCTCATGCTGATAAAGAGCAGTATTCCAGCTATACGGTTATAGATTTGCAGAAACGGGCCCGGACCATCATCGGGGCTATTAATGGTGTTGTTGATTCGAAAAACGACAGAGTGGATGAGCAACGATACGAGCAGGCCCGCAACCAAATTTGCAAGGCAATCAAAATTGCGGCCAATGAAGAGGCTCCTTTGACCCAACTTTACTACGCAGAAAGTATGCTGGATGATTATGCCGTATTGATTGAGTCGAGGGTGCAGGAGCAGCTTCGGGACAAGATAGGGAAACTGCGTCAGGTTGACGAGAACGGCTCCTATGAGGAGACCATGCGAGCATCTGCTACCCTTTCTACGGCCTTGGATGATAAAAGGCTTGCTCAGGTCAACACCCTGATGCAGATAGAAAACGCCAGTGAGATCTGCTTTAAAACAGATCCGGGCAAGGCAAAAAAGTTTCTGCGGGTTATTTCCGAGGTTCTGGAGGCCGCTGAAAAACAGGATGGCTCTGTTGCGGAGAAACTGCATGCCATCCTACCTGAGGTGGATGAAGTTCTGGAAAAATATGCCATGAGCACCCAGAAAATCCATAGGGATATTCGGAAATAA
- the grpE gene encoding nucleotide exchange factor GrpE, with protein MPETGEQIAPDALLREKLIGFQREIAELKQSNRELEEAAEQQEQALLLGLFEVLDAFDNLEKNIQGKEGILDKTEQRFVKSTRAIQRKILRLLRSRHVEPLEFPENKARIKQCKIIATQNDPALENEEIISVEKKGYMDTERKTVLRKAEVVTVCNDSPPMISAYLSQNRKSS; from the coding sequence ATGCCGGAGACGGGAGAACAGATAGCCCCGGATGCGTTATTACGGGAAAAACTGATCGGGTTTCAGCGGGAAATTGCTGAGCTGAAGCAAAGCAACAGGGAGCTGGAAGAAGCAGCAGAACAGCAGGAACAGGCGTTGCTGCTCGGCCTTTTTGAGGTCTTGGATGCCTTTGATAATCTGGAGAAAAATATTCAGGGTAAAGAAGGAATTTTGGATAAGACCGAGCAACGTTTTGTCAAAAGCACCCGTGCGATTCAGCGAAAAATTCTGCGCCTGCTCCGGTCCCGTCATGTAGAACCGTTGGAGTTCCCGGAAAACAAGGCCCGGATAAAGCAGTGTAAAATCATTGCCACCCAAAATGATCCGGCTCTGGAAAACGAAGAGATTATTTCAGTGGAGAAAAAAGGGTATATGGATACCGAGCGTAAGACGGTCCTCCGTAAGGCCGAGGTGGTGACGGTGTGCAATGACAGTCCGCCGATGATCTCTGCTTATTTGTCCCAGAATCGCAAGAGCTCCTGA
- the rph gene encoding ribonuclease PH produces the protein MRNNNRAVDELRPITVEYGTQLHADGSVLIRMGNTHVLCGVSVEDKVPPFLKNSGQGWITAEYGMLPCATHSRGRREAASGRTGRTYEIQRLIGRSLRMMVDLKTLGGYTLRVDCDVINADGGTRCASITGAGLALRMALQKMVKEEKIAALPDILPIAAVSAGIVGGKAILDLDYEEDSSAEVDTNFIMAADGRWIEAQATAEGQPFAPEQFTDMAGLAWKGVQELLRFWDK, from the coding sequence ATGCGAAATAATAATCGCGCAGTCGATGAATTGCGCCCGATAACCGTTGAATACGGTACCCAACTCCACGCTGACGGCTCTGTCTTGATCCGCATGGGCAACACCCACGTCCTTTGCGGGGTCTCTGTGGAAGACAAGGTCCCGCCCTTTCTCAAGAATTCTGGTCAGGGCTGGATCACAGCGGAATACGGCATGCTGCCCTGCGCCACCCATAGCCGAGGCAGACGGGAAGCGGCTTCCGGCAGGACAGGACGGACCTATGAAATTCAACGCCTGATCGGTCGTTCCCTGCGGATGATGGTGGACCTGAAAACCCTGGGAGGGTATACCCTGCGGGTAGATTGCGATGTCATCAATGCCGACGGCGGCACCCGTTGCGCGTCCATCACCGGTGCTGGACTGGCCCTGCGCATGGCCTTACAAAAAATGGTAAAGGAAGAAAAGATCGCGGCCCTACCGGACATCCTGCCCATTGCGGCGGTTAGTGCTGGTATCGTTGGCGGGAAGGCGATTCTGGATCTGGATTATGAAGAGGATTCTTCTGCCGAGGTGGACACCAATTTCATCATGGCGGCAGATGGTCGTTGGATCGAGGCCCAGGCAACGGCTGAAGGTCAGCCCTTTGCCCCGGAGCAGTTTACGGACATGGCTGGACTGGCCTGGAAGGGGGTTCAGGAGCTCTTGCGATTCTGGGACAAATAA
- a CDS encoding D-alanine--D-alanine ligase, with protein MNKIRLALIAGGTSGEREVSLKGAAGVEQALNKDKYEVVRYDPAIDLARLAADADQLDVAFILLHGIHGEDGTVQGMLELLGIPYQGAGVLGSALAMDKNLAKIIYRLQGLPIAAWEMASKEHIADSTPLLAKLTLPVVVKPIRQGSSLGMSIVREAEQLAPALATAFEHDNQVMVEEFIQGREITVGVIGNEELMPLPLVEVIPDAKYAFFDYEAKYQPGATREVCPAEVDDSIRDKAQQYGLKAHQALQLRGYSRTDMIIRDDEIFLLETNTIPGMTPTSLLPQAAAQAGLDFSALLDRLIALAME; from the coding sequence ATGAACAAAATACGACTGGCCCTGATCGCCGGAGGCACCTCCGGCGAACGCGAGGTCTCCCTGAAAGGCGCCGCCGGAGTAGAACAGGCCCTGAATAAAGACAAATATGAGGTTGTGCGCTACGATCCAGCCATCGACCTGGCCCGCCTAGCCGCTGATGCGGATCAGCTGGACGTAGCCTTCATCCTCCTGCACGGCATCCACGGCGAGGATGGCACTGTCCAGGGCATGCTGGAATTACTGGGCATCCCCTACCAAGGAGCTGGTGTCTTAGGCAGTGCCCTGGCAATGGATAAAAACCTGGCCAAAATCATATACCGCCTCCAGGGCCTGCCAATTGCAGCCTGGGAAATGGCAAGTAAAGAGCATATCGCCGATTCCACCCCGCTGCTGGCCAAACTCACCCTGCCTGTGGTGGTCAAACCCATCCGCCAAGGCTCCTCTCTGGGTATGTCCATTGTCCGTGAAGCGGAGCAGCTTGCCCCTGCCCTGGCTACCGCCTTTGAGCACGACAACCAGGTCATGGTGGAAGAGTTTATCCAAGGCCGAGAAATCACCGTGGGCGTGATCGGCAATGAAGAATTAATGCCCCTGCCCCTGGTGGAGGTCATCCCGGACGCGAAATACGCGTTCTTTGATTACGAGGCCAAGTACCAGCCCGGTGCCACCCGCGAAGTCTGCCCAGCAGAGGTGGACGACAGCATCCGCGATAAGGCGCAGCAGTACGGACTGAAAGCACATCAGGCCTTGCAGCTGCGGGGCTACAGCCGCACCGACATGATCATCCGAGACGATGAAATCTTTCTCCTGGAAACCAATACCATTCCCGGCATGACCCCAACCAGCCTCCTGCCCCAAGCGGCAGCCCAGGCCGGGCTCGACTTCTCGGCCCTGTTGGATCGGCTTATTGCCTTAGCCATGGAGTAA
- a CDS encoding SAM-dependent chlorinase/fluorinase: MQPSGIISLITDFGLIDPYVGQMKGAILRRTPGVQLVDLSHEIPRQDITGAAIALHSSYAFFSPGTVHLVVVDPGVGSQRRMLAATGDEQIFVVPDNGILSLLLQDRIITRVYQIEKKELFADTVSPTFHGRDIMGPVAAALAGGLDPVAVGPEVSLVSCVCLDLPGAHVSEKRITGQVLQVDHFGNIRTTIRSTDLEHLKYLKYLKPEGAGGSQRHQVQVNEQLVIQSISTTYAEAEPGELVALIDSAGYLEIAVNRGSAAELTRCRIGDPVQVDCWPERKKNKAAERS; this comes from the coding sequence ATGCAGCCATCCGGCATCATAAGTCTGATAACTGATTTCGGCCTGATTGATCCCTATGTCGGCCAGATGAAGGGGGCCATTCTCCGCCGCACCCCTGGTGTCCAGCTGGTGGATCTCAGTCACGAAATCCCGAGGCAGGATATTACAGGGGCCGCCATTGCCCTGCACAGCAGTTATGCTTTTTTCTCGCCGGGGACGGTGCATCTGGTTGTTGTTGATCCCGGAGTGGGCAGTCAGCGGAGGATGCTGGCTGCTACGGGCGATGAGCAGATCTTTGTGGTCCCGGATAATGGGATTTTATCCCTGCTTCTACAGGATCGGATTATCACCAGGGTATATCAAATTGAAAAAAAGGAGCTCTTTGCCGATACGGTCAGTCCCACCTTTCACGGACGGGATATCATGGGGCCGGTGGCGGCTGCCTTGGCAGGAGGGCTCGACCCGGTAGCTGTGGGACCAGAGGTTTCGCTTGTCTCCTGTGTGTGCCTCGATCTGCCTGGAGCTCATGTTTCAGAGAAGAGGATTACAGGGCAGGTTCTCCAGGTTGATCATTTTGGTAATATTCGGACAACAATCCGCAGCACGGATTTGGAGCACCTGAAGTATTTGAAGTATCTGAAGCCTGAGGGTGCAGGCGGATCGCAACGTCATCAGGTGCAGGTGAACGAGCAGCTCGTTATCCAGAGCATCAGTACCACCTATGCTGAGGCTGAGCCGGGGGAGCTGGTTGCCCTGATCGACAGTGCCGGTTATCTTGAGATTGCGGTGAATAGGGGGAGCGCGGCAGAACTGACCCGATGCCGCATCGGAGATCCTGTTCAGGTTGACTGCTGGCCGGAAAGAAAAAAGAACAAGGCGGCGGAGCGGTCTTAG